The genomic DNA GTCTATTTCGGCTATACCTATTGCCCGGATGTCTGCCCGGTGGACCTGCAACGGATCATGCAGGGTTTCAGCAAGTTCGAGAAGGCAAAGCCCGCCCTCGCCGCGAAGGTCCAGCCGATGCTGATCAGCGTCGACCCGGAGCGCGACACGCCGGCGGTGCTGAAAACCTATGTCGCGGCCTTCCACCCGCGCCTGATCGGCCTGACCGGCACGAAGGCGCAGATCGCGAAGGTGGCGAAGGATTTCGTCGTCCTCTATAATGCGGAGGGCAAGCCGGGCGCGACCGACTATATGGTGAGCCACAGCCGCACGCCCTATCTGTTCGATGGCGACGGCAAGCCGGTGGCGCTGGTGCCGGTGGACGATCCGGGGACGCCCGACGTGGATGAGGGCGCGCCCGACAAGGTGCTGGGCTTTCTGGACAAATGGATCAAGTGACGCCTTTCTGGGAAAAACCCCTCGATCAGCTCGATCGCGCCCAGTGGGAGGCGCTGTGCGACGGCTGTGGCAAATGCTGCCTGCACAAGGCCGAGGATGAGGATACGGGGCGCATCTATCCCACCAATGTCGCCTGCCGCCTGCTCGACCGGCACAGCGGCCAATGCACCAATTACAAGGATCGGCGCAAGTTTGTGCCCGATTGCGTGCGGCTGACCCCGGCCAAGGTGAAGCAGATTAGCTGGCTGCCCCGGACCTGCGCCTATCGGCTGAGGGAGGAAGGGCTGCCGTTGCCCGACTGGCATTATCTGATCTGTGGCGACCGCGAGGCGGTGCATCGTGCCGGGGAATCGGTGCGTGGCTGGACCGTGGCGGAGGCGGAAGCGGGCGATTGGGAACATCATCTTGTCGACCGGGAACTTTGACGCGGCGATCCTGATCGATGGCGTGGCGATGCCGGTGCGGGTGCGCCGGTCGGCACGGGCGCGCGCCTTTCGCCTGACGATCGACAGCGCGCGCGGCGAATTGCGGCTGTCGCTGCCGGCGCGGGCGAACCTGAAGAAAGCGCTGGGATGGGCGCAGGATCATGAAGCCTGGGTGCGCGCGCAGATGGCGCAGCAGCCGGCCGTCACCCGGCTGGAGGATGGCGCGGTCTTTCCGCTGGAGGGGCGCGAGGTGCGGATCTGCTGGGTCGCGGGGGCGACGCGGACGATAAGGCTGGAGGGCGACCGGCTGCTGCTGGGCGGCGCGGCGGAATCGGTCGGCGCGCGGGTGGAGCGCTGGCTGGTGGCGCGGGCGCGGGCGGTGCTGGAGATGGAGAGCCACGCGATCGCGCGCGACCATGGGCTGATCGTCGCGTCGGTCGGGGTGGGCGACACGCGCAGCCGCTGGGGCAGTTGCGCGGCGTCGGGGGCGATCCGCTATAGCTGGCGGCTGATCCTGGCCCCGCCGGAGGTGCGGCGGGCGACGGTGGCGCATGAACTGGCGCATCTGCTGCATATGGACCATAGCCCGGCCTTCCACGCCGCGCACAGGCGCATCCATGGCGCGGACCCCCGGCCGGCGCGGACATGGCTGCGCACCCATGGCGCGGGCCTGCACCGCTATCGGGCCTGACGGGGATGGCGCGGGGCCGGAAACGCTATCTGGTGGCGACCATGCCGGACGGCTATGTGAAGCGGATCGGGCCGACGGCGGACGCCTTCACCCATTATTGGCGGATCGTCGCCGTGCTGGAGAATGGCAAGACGGAAGTATTCTGGGGCCATGTGCGATCGTTGGCCGAGGCGAAGAAGCTGAAGGGGCCGGCGGCGGACGGGGCGAAGATGCGCGGCTGGAAAAGCTATGTTTTCGAGATCGCCGAACTGGTCGAGGAGCCGGCCTGAAACATAGTCCGTTCGCCCTGAGCCTATCGAAGGGCCATTCTTCTTTTGCGCGGATACAAAGAAAGGGCTGGGCTTCGACAGGATCAGCCCGAACGGGCGCAGGGTGGTTGCATTACCCCCGATGCGGCCAGACGCCGCTGTCGTCGCCGGCGCAGTCATGCGCGGCGTCGCGCGGATGGGGCAGGCCGCAGGCGCGGCAGGTGGTGTAGTCGCCGGGTTTCAGGCCATGGCCCACCGTCACCCGCTCATCGAACACATAGCATTCGCCCTGCCAGCGGCTGTCGGCCTGCGGCATCTCCTCCAGATAGCGCAAAATGCCGCCCTTGAGGTGATAGACATCGTCAAAGCCGCGCGCCTTGACCAAAGCGGTGGATTTTTCGCAGCGGATGCCGCCGGTGCAGAACATCGCGATCTTTGGGCGGCGGCCCTGCGCCTTGAGGTCGGCGGCGAAGGCGTCGAACCAGTCGGGAAAGTCACGGAAGGACCGGGTCGCCGGGTCGATCGCCCGGTCGAACGTGCCGCAGGCGACTTCATAGGCGTTGCGGGTGTCGATCAGGATCGTATCGGGGTCGGCGATCAGGTCGTTCCAGGCGGTCGGGTCGAGATGGGTGCCGGCCGCGTTCGCCGGGTCGAGATCGCCCGCGCCCAGCGTCACGATTTCCGCCTTCACCTTCACTTTCATCCGGGCGAAGGGGGCTTGCCCCGCCTGGGCATATTTCACGTCCATGTCGGCGCAGCCCGGCAGCGCGCGCAGATGGGCGATCAGCGTGTCGATCGCCTCCGCGCTGCCCGCCACCGTGCCGTTAATCCCCTCCCCCGCCAGGATCAGCGTGCCGCAGGTGCCAAGCTCTGTGCATAGCGTGCGCAGATCGGCGGCGATCGCGGCGGGATCGGCAAAGCGGGTGAAGCGGTAAAGGGCAGCGACGATATAGGCCATGGCCGCGCCTATAGGCGTTCGGGCGGCCTCTTGAAAGCCGCGGCGTAGAGGCGCATAGCCGGACCATGGTTCCCCTTTCGTTCGCAGGCCACGCCTTTCTGGCGCTGCCCGAAGCCGCGCTCTACTGGCCGGATCAGGGCGCGCTGCTGGTAGCCGACCTGCATTTCGAGAAAGCGAGCTGGTTTGCCCGCTTCGGCCAGTTCCTGCCGCCGCATGACAGCGAAGCGACGCTGGACATCATCGAAGCGCTGGTGGCGCGGACGGGCGCGCGGGCGGTCTGGTCGCTGGGCGACAGTTTCCACGATGCCGATGGCGCCGCCCGGTTGGACCCGAAAATCCGTGATCGGCTAATTTCCCTTACGGAAAGGCTGGACTGGACATGGATTACAGGCAATCATGACAGGGATGTCGGGGATATGCCGGGGGGACGCCGGGTCGCACAGATGCAGGTTAAGGGGATATGGCTGCGGCATGAGGCGGAGGCGGATGATCCGCGCCCCGAAATTTCCGGCCATTTCCACCCCAAGCTGCGCCTGTCGCTGCGCGGTCGGCATGTGTCGCGACGCTGCTTCGTGGGATCGGCGACCAAGCTGATTCTGCCGGCATTGGGGGCGCTGACGGGGGGACTGGATGCAGGTCATGGAGAGATTCGGCGCGCGGTGGGACCGGGCGCGGCCGCTTTGGTGCCGGTCGCGGACCGGTTGCTGCGCTTTCCCTTATCGTAAGGGAACGCTACGGAAAGCAGATTTTAATGCGTTGCTGATAGGCAACACAGCATGATTATGCGGTGTGTCGTTCCCACAAAAAGCGCAGAAAAGCGTGAGTCTATTGCCATAGGCCTGTTGCATCAGCATAATCATCGGCATCCCGACGCGGCGAAAAGCCGGGCGGGCCAGGAGAGGATCGACCTATCATGACAGACAAGAGTCCCTTGCTGACCACCGTTTGTGCGTTGGCGCTGTGCATGTTCGCCCCCGCCGCCCTGGCGCAGGATGAGGCCGCACCTCAGGCGGCAGCGGATGATTTGAGCGCCAATATCATCGTTACCGCCACCCGTCGCGCCAGCCCCCTGTCGGACGTGCCGATCGCCGTGTCGGCGGTGGGCGCGCAGGCGATGCAAAATAGCGGCGCCAGCGACATTCGCACCCTGAATCAGCTTGCGCCTTCGCTGCTCGTTTCCTCGACCGGTTCCGAAGCCAATGCGTCGGCGCGCATTCGCGGCATCGGCACGGTGGGCGACAATCCGGGGCTGGAAAGCTCGGTCGCGGTGTTCATCGACGGCGTCTATCGTTCGCGCACCGGCGCGGGCCTCAACGAACTGGGCGAGATCGAACGGGTGGAGGTGCTGCGCGGGCCGCAGGGCACCTTGTTCGGCCGCAACGCTTCGGCGGGCCTGATCAACATCATCAGCAAGGCGCCGGAACATGAATTCCACGCCAAGGGCGAAGTCACCTACGGCAATTATGATTATTGGCGCCTGTCGGGCCGCGTTACCGGGCCGGTGGCGGACGGCATCGCCCTGTCGCTCGACGGCGTATGGAGCAAGCGCGACGGCTTCTACAAGCTGCTCGACACCAGCGGCGCGAAAGTTGGCGAAACCAACGATCGCGACCGTTATTTCCTGCGCGGCCAGGCGCTGATCGAACCCAATGACGCGCTTTCCATCCGGCTGATCGGCGATTATACCAATCGCGACGAAAGCTGCTGCGGCGCGGCCTATATCGAGACGCGCGAGCGGCGGCCGGTATCCGGCGGCGGGTACAGCACCGCGCCCTTCAACCGCATCGCCGCGATCCTGGCGGGTCAGGGCAGCGTGATCGCGGCCGATCCCTATGACCGCGAACTGACCATCACGCCGGGCCGCGACTATGTCAGCAAGCTCAAGGACTGGGGTCTGTCGGGCGAGATCAACTATGATTTCGGCGGCGCCAAGCTGACCAGCATCACCGCCTATCGCGACTATAAAAGCCGCGACTATGGCGATTATGACTATAATCGCGCCGATCTTCTCTATCGCGATCCCAACACCTATCGCCAGTTCAAGACCTTCACGCAGGAATTGCGGCTTCAGGGGTCGGCCTTTGGCGACATGCTCGACTGGCTGGTCGGCGGCTATTATGCCAATGAACGGCTGACGCTGGAGGATAATATCCGTTTCGGCGCGGACTATGGCCGCTTTGCCGCCTGCCGCCTGATGGCGGGGGCGAGCGTCAACAGCAATCTGACGGCGGCGCAACTGGCCGCCTGCGGCAGCGGCCTCGCCACCCAGCCGCTGATCAGCGGCACACAGGCGCAGCTCAATGCCGGCCTGACCGCCGCGCTGATCGCACGGGGCGTGCCGGCGGCGACGGCGGCGGCGCAGGCGGGGGCGATCTCGACGGGGCTGGGCAACGGATTGCGGGCGCTCGCGGCGATCCCGTCCGGCGCGGGCGACGTTGCCTCCCTCTACCGCCAGAAGAGTGAGAATTGGGCGCTGTTCACCCATAATATCATTCACATCACCAGGCGGCTCGATCTGACGCTGGGGCTGCGCTACACCCATGAAAGCAAGCGTTTCTCGGCCGATTTCGACAATAATAACGCCACCTGCGCGGCGTTGCAGGCGTCGGGATTGCCGGGGATCGCGACCAATCCCGCACTGGGCAGCGCCGCGACGCTGGCTGGCGGCATCCTGACGCTGGGGTGCCTGGGCAATGCATCGACCGGCCTCAACGCGCTGAACCTGAACGACAAGATCAGCGACGGCGAATTTTCGGGAACGGCGGTGCTGTCCTGGAAGCCGGTGGACGATCTGCTGCTCTATGGCAGCTATTCCAAGGGTTATAAGGCGGGCGGCTATAATCTCGACCGCTTCCAGCTTGGCTCGACCGGGCTGAACGCGGTTCCGGCCGTCTTTTCGCCACGCAGCAATGCCGATGTCGCCAGCCTGCGCTTCGCCGCGGAGAAGGTCGATGCGTTCGAAGTGGGCCTGAAATATGTCCAGCCCAAATGGAGCGCGAACATCGCCGCCTTCCGGCAGGAGTTCAAGAATTTCCAGTTGAACACCTTCAATGGCACCAGCTTCGTCGTGCAGAATATCAATGGCTGCGACAGCGCGCTCAGCGCGACGCGGACCTGCGACAGCGGCGATGTCGGGCCGGGGCTGATCAGCCAGGGCGTGGAACTGGAACTGACCGCCAGCCCGGTGCGCAACTTCCGCGTCACGGGCGGCTTCACCTGGGCGCGGGCCAAATTCGCCAACCGGCTGGTCGGCAGCAGCGATGGCAGCGTGCCGCTCGACACGGCGCTGTTCCTGTTGCCCGGTTCCATCAACTCGAACGCGCCGCAGTCGGTCACGACGGCCAGCGTCGCCTGGACGCCGCCAGTCGGATCGGGCGGATTGTCGGCGCTCTTCTATGTCGATGGCCGTCTGACCAGCGGTTATAATACCGGGTCGGACCTGTTCCCGGAAAAAAATCAGGACGGCTATGCGATCGTGAACGCGCGCGTCGGGCTACGCGGGCCGAACCAGCGCTGGGCGGTCGAATTCTGGGGCCAGAATATCTTCAATCAGGATTATAGCCAGGTCGCCTTCTCCAGCCCGCTCCAGTCGAGCAGCCCGTCGACATCGACCACCGGCCAGTTCGCGACCGGTGCGCCGATGGCGAACCAGCTCATCTCCGCCTATCTGGCGGAACCGCGTACCTATGGCATCACTTTGCGCGGGAGTTTCTGAGCATCCCTCTCCCGCTCGCCGGAACCGGGCGAGCGGGCGACGGCCTTTCTCCGAACAGGGCGGTGCCGACGCGAATGTCGGTCGCGCCCAGCATGATCGCGGTTTCATAATCGCCCGACATGCCCATGGAGAGGCGCGGCAGGCCTTCCTCCCGCGCCATTTTTGCGAGCAGGGCAAAGAAGGGCGCAGCCTCGATATCGGCCGGCGGCACGCACATCAGGCCCAGCAGCGGGATATCGGCGTCGCGCGCGGCGGCGATCAGCGCGGGCGTGTCGGCAATGGCACAGCCGCCCTTCTGTTCTTCCGCGCCGATATTGACCTGAATGAAGCAGGGGATGCGCTTGCCGGCCGCGTCCATCGCCCTGGCGAGCGCGGTCAGCAGTGACGGGCGATCGAGGCCGTGGATCACATCGAACAGCGCGACCGCCTCGGCCGCCTTGTTCGATTGAAGCTGGCCGACCAGATGCAGGGCGATGCCGGGATATTCTTCGCGCAGCGCGGGCCATTTGTCCTGGCTTTCCTGCACGCGATTTTCACCGAACACGCGTTGCCCGGCGGCGATCAGCGGGCGGATGGCGTCGGCGTCATGGGTCTTGGACACGGCGATCAGGTTGATGTCGGCGGCGCTGCGGTTGGTCAGGCGCGCGGCGCGATCGATGCTGTCATGCAGGGTGGCAAGGCGCTGGGCCGCGTCAAGGATGCTGTCGGTCGTCATGCGCGCTGCTATAGGCAGGGCCATGCAGCCCCGCCACCGCAAAAATCCGCCCGCCCGTCTGCCCGATCTGTGGCTGATGACCGACGAGCGGGTCGCCGATGCGGCGCTGCTGGCGGCGGCGGCGCGATTGCCCAAAGGTGGCGGGGGCATCGTCTTTCGCCATTATCGCACCGATCCGGCGGCGCGGCGGGCCTTGTTCGAGGCGCTGCGGCGGATCGCGCTGCGGCGAAGGTTGCTGCTGCTGCTGGCCGGGCCGGTGCGCATGGCGGCGGCGTGGCGGGCCGATGGCGCGCATGGCCGCGATCCCAAGCGCGCGACCCGCCCCCTGTTGCGCAGCCGGCCAGCGCATGACGCGCGGGAGGTGCTGGCGGCGTGCGGGGCCGATCTCTGCTTTCTCTCCCCCCTCTTCCCTACCCGGTCGCATCCTAGTGCGCCGGCGCTGGGCCGGGTGCGCTTTGCGGCGCTCGCGCGGCGGGTTGAGGCGCCGGTGATGGCGCTGGGCGGGGTGCGGGCGGCGCACCGGGGGATGCTGTACGGGATCGGGGCGCAGGGCTGGGCCGCGATCGACGGGTTGGTGGACAGATGACGCGTTCCCGCGCAGGCGGGCGCCTGGTCCTGACGGTCGACCGACTCTGATAGGGCGGGACTGGGTTCCCGCCTGCGCGGGAACATCGTGTTTTTATTCAGCCCCAGTCCACCCGCGTCCAGCCGCGTTCCGCCGCCAGCTTCGCCAGCGGCTTGTGCGGGTTGGAGGCGAAGGGGATGTCGGCAAATTCCAGCATCGGCGCGTCCGACACATGATCGGAATAGGCGCGGATATGGGCCTGGCTGCGATCGATCGCTTCGGCCGCCATCCACGCCTTGATCATCCGCAGCTTACCGGTGTCGTAGCAATTTTCGCCGGCGATCTTCGCGCGGACATAGCGCAGATCCTGCGACAGATGATCGGTCGCGATCACCGCGTCGAAGCCCAGCCGCCGGGCGATCGGCTCGACATAGAGGCGGTAGGAGGCGGTAGCCAGCACCAGCCGATAGCCGTCCGCCCGGTCGCGCGCGATCTGCGCCACCGCGCCGGCGCGCAAATTGGTGGCGACCACCGCGTCGGCATAGCTTTCGACATGCGGCATCAGCTTCGCGCGTTCGACATTATAGCCGATCATCAGCGCCTGATTCAGTTCCTTGAGCTTCTGGCGCGTGATCAGCTTCAGCACATAGGCGA from Sphingobium sp. CAP-1 includes the following:
- a CDS encoding SCO family protein, yielding MAGLAMNKDAATSALPLLALPFLALLTACNMGAGGNASSGDSEQGELIGARIGAPFTLTNQDGKPTQWDSFKGQYRLVYFGYTYCPDVCPVDLQRIMQGFSKFEKAKPALAAKVQPMLISVDPERDTPAVLKTYVAAFHPRLIGLTGTKAQIAKVAKDFVVLYNAEGKPGATDYMVSHSRTPYLFDGDGKPVALVPVDDPGTPDVDEGAPDKVLGFLDKWIK
- a CDS encoding YcgN family cysteine cluster protein — translated: MDQVTPFWEKPLDQLDRAQWEALCDGCGKCCLHKAEDEDTGRIYPTNVACRLLDRHSGQCTNYKDRRKFVPDCVRLTPAKVKQISWLPRTCAYRLREEGLPLPDWHYLICGDREAVHRAGESVRGWTVAEAEAGDWEHHLVDREL
- a CDS encoding M48 family metallopeptidase; the encoded protein is MPVRVRRSARARAFRLTIDSARGELRLSLPARANLKKALGWAQDHEAWVRAQMAQQPAVTRLEDGAVFPLEGREVRICWVAGATRTIRLEGDRLLLGGAAESVGARVERWLVARARAVLEMESHAIARDHGLIVASVGVGDTRSRWGSCAASGAIRYSWRLILAPPEVRRATVAHELAHLLHMDHSPAFHAAHRRIHGADPRPARTWLRTHGAGLHRYRA
- the trhO gene encoding oxygen-dependent tRNA uridine(34) hydroxylase TrhO → MAYIVAALYRFTRFADPAAIAADLRTLCTELGTCGTLILAGEGINGTVAGSAEAIDTLIAHLRALPGCADMDVKYAQAGQAPFARMKVKVKAEIVTLGAGDLDPANAAGTHLDPTAWNDLIADPDTILIDTRNAYEVACGTFDRAIDPATRSFRDFPDWFDAFAADLKAQGRRPKIAMFCTGGIRCEKSTALVKARGFDDVYHLKGGILRYLEEMPQADSRWQGECYVFDERVTVGHGLKPGDYTTCRACGLPHPRDAAHDCAGDDSGVWPHRG
- the pdeM gene encoding ligase-associated DNA damage response endonuclease PdeM produces the protein MVPLSFAGHAFLALPEAALYWPDQGALLVADLHFEKASWFARFGQFLPPHDSEATLDIIEALVARTGARAVWSLGDSFHDADGAARLDPKIRDRLISLTERLDWTWITGNHDRDVGDMPGGRRVAQMQVKGIWLRHEAEADDPRPEISGHFHPKLRLSLRGRHVSRRCFVGSATKLILPALGALTGGLDAGHGEIRRAVGPGAAALVPVADRLLRFPLS
- a CDS encoding TonB-dependent receptor; protein product: MTDKSPLLTTVCALALCMFAPAALAQDEAAPQAAADDLSANIIVTATRRASPLSDVPIAVSAVGAQAMQNSGASDIRTLNQLAPSLLVSSTGSEANASARIRGIGTVGDNPGLESSVAVFIDGVYRSRTGAGLNELGEIERVEVLRGPQGTLFGRNASAGLINIISKAPEHEFHAKGEVTYGNYDYWRLSGRVTGPVADGIALSLDGVWSKRDGFYKLLDTSGAKVGETNDRDRYFLRGQALIEPNDALSIRLIGDYTNRDESCCGAAYIETRERRPVSGGGYSTAPFNRIAAILAGQGSVIAADPYDRELTITPGRDYVSKLKDWGLSGEINYDFGGAKLTSITAYRDYKSRDYGDYDYNRADLLYRDPNTYRQFKTFTQELRLQGSAFGDMLDWLVGGYYANERLTLEDNIRFGADYGRFAACRLMAGASVNSNLTAAQLAACGSGLATQPLISGTQAQLNAGLTAALIARGVPAATAAAQAGAISTGLGNGLRALAAIPSGAGDVASLYRQKSENWALFTHNIIHITRRLDLTLGLRYTHESKRFSADFDNNNATCAALQASGLPGIATNPALGSAATLAGGILTLGCLGNASTGLNALNLNDKISDGEFSGTAVLSWKPVDDLLLYGSYSKGYKAGGYNLDRFQLGSTGLNAVPAVFSPRSNADVASLRFAAEKVDAFEVGLKYVQPKWSANIAAFRQEFKNFQLNTFNGTSFVVQNINGCDSALSATRTCDSGDVGPGLISQGVELELTASPVRNFRVTGGFTWARAKFANRLVGSSDGSVPLDTALFLLPGSINSNAPQSVTTASVAWTPPVGSGGLSALFYVDGRLTSGYNTGSDLFPEKNQDGYAIVNARVGLRGPNQRWAVEFWGQNIFNQDYSQVAFSSPLQSSSPSTSTTGQFATGAPMANQLISAYLAEPRTYGITLRGSF
- a CDS encoding YggS family pyridoxal phosphate-dependent enzyme; amino-acid sequence: MTTDSILDAAQRLATLHDSIDRAARLTNRSAADINLIAVSKTHDADAIRPLIAAGQRVFGENRVQESQDKWPALREEYPGIALHLVGQLQSNKAAEAVALFDVIHGLDRPSLLTALARAMDAAGKRIPCFIQVNIGAEEQKGGCAIADTPALIAAARDADIPLLGLMCVPPADIEAAPFFALLAKMAREEGLPRLSMGMSGDYETAIMLGATDIRVGTALFGERPSPARPVPASGRGMLRNSRAK
- a CDS encoding thiamine phosphate synthase, translating into MQPRHRKNPPARLPDLWLMTDERVADAALLAAAARLPKGGGGIVFRHYRTDPAARRALFEALRRIALRRRLLLLLAGPVRMAAAWRADGAHGRDPKRATRPLLRSRPAHDAREVLAACGADLCFLSPLFPTRSHPSAPALGRVRFAALARRVEAPVMALGGVRAAHRGMLYGIGAQGWAAIDGLVDR
- a CDS encoding HAD family hydrolase yields the protein MTTHRLAIYDMDRTVTFSGTYTGFLIHVARRMAPWRLILFPCVILLMLAYVLKLITRQKLKELNQALMIGYNVERAKLMPHVESYADAVVATNLRAGAVAQIARDRADGYRLVLATASYRLYVEPIARRLGFDAVIATDHLSQDLRYVRAKIAGENCYDTGKLRMIKAWMAAEAIDRSQAHIRAYSDHVSDAPMLEFADIPFASNPHKPLAKLAAERGWTRVDWG